A region of Cellulophaga sp. RHA19 DNA encodes the following proteins:
- a CDS encoding fatty acid desaturase family protein, translating to MENKSIRFSRKDSAQFFKTLNKRVNTYFKENEIKKTGNWKLHIKTIVMFTLFLAPYFLILTLGLPIWANLLLTIVMGVGMAGVGMNVMHDGNHGAYSNNKWVNKIMGGSIYILAGNVYNWQVQHNVLHHTYTNIHEHDEDLEAGRILRFSKHAEWRKHHKFQHFYSVFLYGLLTFNWAITTDFQQMYRYMKRNLSYGKKPSKVGNWSTLVITKLLYITIWIVLPLLFANVAWWQVLIGFFIMHYVAGVILSVVFQLAHVVHDAETPLPDETGTMKNTWAIHQLFTTVNFGTKNKVVNWFTGGLNHQVEHHIFPNISHIHYTNISKIVKQTANEFNLPYNEYKTTRKAIISHFKHLKELGKKPALQY from the coding sequence ATGGAGAATAAATCAATAAGGTTTTCACGTAAAGATTCAGCTCAATTTTTTAAAACTTTGAACAAACGTGTTAATACATACTTTAAAGAAAACGAGATTAAAAAAACAGGAAACTGGAAACTACACATTAAAACAATAGTAATGTTTACGCTATTTTTAGCGCCTTACTTTTTAATATTAACCCTTGGGCTACCAATTTGGGCTAATTTACTATTAACCATTGTTATGGGAGTTGGTATGGCTGGTGTTGGCATGAACGTTATGCACGATGGTAACCATGGCGCATACTCTAACAACAAATGGGTAAACAAAATAATGGGTGGTAGTATCTACATTTTAGCTGGTAATGTTTACAACTGGCAGGTACAACATAATGTATTACACCACACTTACACAAACATCCATGAACATGATGAAGATTTAGAAGCCGGAAGAATTTTGCGTTTTTCTAAACATGCAGAATGGAGAAAACACCATAAATTTCAGCATTTTTACTCTGTATTTCTATACGGTTTATTAACCTTTAACTGGGCTATTACTACAGATTTTCAACAGATGTATCGTTACATGAAGCGTAATTTGTCTTATGGTAAAAAACCAAGTAAAGTAGGTAACTGGAGTACACTTGTAATTACAAAATTATTGTACATTACAATTTGGATTGTTTTACCATTACTTTTTGCTAATGTTGCTTGGTGGCAAGTACTTATTGGATTTTTTATTATGCACTATGTTGCTGGTGTTATTTTGAGTGTCGTATTTCAATTAGCACATGTTGTTCATGATGCAGAAACACCATTGCCAGACGAAACAGGTACAATGAAAAACACTTGGGCTATACACCAATTGTTTACTACTGTAAATTTTGGAACTAAAAATAAGGTTGTAAATTGGTTTACAGGTGGATTAAATCATCAGGTTGAACATCATATTTTTCCAAATATTAGTCACATTCATTACACAAATATCTCTAAAATTGTGAAACAAACGGCAAATGAATTTAATTTGCCTTATAATGAATACAAAACTACTAGAAAAGCTATAATTTCGCACTTTAAACATTTAAAAGAGCTTGGAAAAAAACCAGCTTTACAGTACTAG
- the pruA gene encoding L-glutamate gamma-semialdehyde dehydrogenase: MGKGFFEVPTAFNEPIKSYAPGSPEREAVLEQYKAYYNSTVDVPLYIGAEEIKTGNTKPMSPPHDHKHIVGQYHLAEKEHVTKAIDNALESREAWANLAWEQRAAIFLKAAELIAGPYRAKINAATMMAQSKTIHQAEIDAACELIDFLRFNVEYMSQIYAEQPDSAEGIWNRVEYRPLEGFVYAITPFNFTAIAGNLPASAAMMGNVVLWKPSDSQVFSAKVIIDVFKEAGVPDGVINVVYGDPVMITETALASPDFAGLHFTGSTYVFKELWKQIGNNIHNYKTYPKIVGETGGKDFILAHKTANPAQVATAIVRGAFEFQGQKCSAASRVYLPKSKAQETLDLVKRDLATINKPGSPEDMSNFVTAVIHEGSFDKLAKYIDGAKADENAEIFAGGNYDKSKGYFIEPTVIVTTDPKYTTMETELFGPVVTIYVYDDKDWKETLQLVDGTSEYALTGAVLSTDRYAIEEATKALQNCAGNFYINDKPTGAVVGQQPFGGARSSGTNDKAGSAQNLLRWVSPRLIKETFVTPTDYRYPFLG; the protein is encoded by the coding sequence ATGGGTAAAGGATTTTTTGAAGTTCCAACCGCTTTTAACGAACCAATAAAAAGCTATGCTCCGGGATCACCAGAGCGCGAAGCTGTATTAGAGCAATACAAGGCTTATTACAACAGTACTGTAGATGTTCCTTTGTATATTGGAGCAGAAGAGATAAAGACTGGTAACACAAAACCAATGTCTCCTCCACACGATCACAAACACATTGTTGGTCAGTACCATTTAGCAGAAAAAGAACACGTAACTAAAGCAATAGATAACGCTTTAGAATCCAGAGAGGCTTGGGCTAACCTTGCTTGGGAGCAACGTGCCGCTATTTTCTTGAAGGCTGCAGAATTAATTGCAGGTCCTTATAGAGCTAAAATAAACGCTGCCACAATGATGGCACAATCTAAAACTATACACCAAGCAGAAATTGACGCTGCTTGCGAACTAATAGATTTTTTACGTTTTAACGTAGAGTATATGTCTCAGATTTATGCTGAGCAACCAGATTCTGCAGAAGGTATCTGGAACCGTGTAGAATACCGTCCATTAGAAGGTTTTGTATATGCAATTACACCATTTAACTTTACTGCTATTGCCGGTAACTTACCTGCTAGTGCAGCTATGATGGGTAATGTTGTTTTATGGAAGCCTAGTGATAGTCAAGTATTTTCTGCAAAAGTAATTATTGATGTGTTTAAAGAAGCAGGCGTACCAGATGGCGTTATTAACGTTGTTTACGGTGATCCAGTTATGATTACAGAAACTGCTTTAGCTAGTCCTGACTTTGCTGGTTTACACTTTACAGGTTCTACTTATGTTTTTAAAGAACTTTGGAAACAAATAGGTAACAACATACACAATTACAAAACATACCCTAAAATAGTTGGTGAAACTGGTGGTAAAGATTTTATTTTAGCACACAAAACAGCTAACCCTGCACAAGTTGCTACAGCTATTGTACGTGGTGCTTTTGAGTTCCAAGGACAAAAATGTAGTGCTGCATCTAGAGTATACTTACCAAAATCTAAAGCTCAAGAAACTTTAGACTTAGTAAAAAGAGATTTAGCTACCATTAACAAACCAGGTTCTCCTGAAGATATGAGCAACTTTGTTACTGCTGTAATTCATGAAGGTTCTTTTGATAAGTTAGCAAAATATATAGATGGAGCTAAAGCTGATGAAAATGCTGAAATTTTTGCTGGTGGTAATTATGACAAATCTAAAGGTTACTTTATAGAGCCTACAGTTATTGTTACAACAGATCCTAAATACACAACTATGGAAACTGAGCTTTTTGGCCCAGTAGTTACTATTTATGTATATGATGACAAAGATTGGAAAGAAACACTACAGTTAGTAGATGGTACATCTGAGTACGCATTAACTGGCGCTGTTTTATCTACAGATCGTTACGCAATAGAAGAAGCTACAAAAGCATTACAAAACTGTGCTGGTAATTTCTACATTAACGATAAACCAACAGGAGCAGTTGTTGGTCAGCAACCATTTGGTGGTGCCAGATCATCTGGAACTAACGATAAAGCTGGTTCTGCACAAAACTTATTACGTTGGGTTTCTCCAAGATTAATTAAAGAAACATTTGTTACACCAACAGATTACAGGTATCCGTTTTTAGGATAA
- the rsmG gene encoding 16S rRNA (guanine(527)-N(7))-methyltransferase RsmG, which produces MKADIIFKYFPDLTEQQKQHFIKLEALYADWNQKINVVSRKDIDEIYLRHVLHSTGIAKFQQFLPGTTVLDVGTGGGFPGIPLAILFPETQFTLVDAIGKKIKVVQQVVDGLGLTNVTAKHMRVEDLDTQFDFIVSRAVAAMPTFVRWIKGRIKKDSLHERRNGILYLKGGDLSEELKDYKTTEIYNLSDYFSEDFFETKKVVYLPLKYKG; this is translated from the coding sequence ATGAAGGCAGATATTATTTTTAAGTATTTTCCAGACTTAACAGAACAACAAAAACAGCACTTTATAAAGCTTGAAGCGTTGTATGCAGATTGGAACCAAAAAATTAATGTGGTTTCTAGGAAAGATATAGACGAAATATATCTACGCCATGTGCTGCATTCTACAGGGATTGCTAAATTTCAGCAGTTTTTACCTGGAACAACTGTTTTAGATGTTGGTACAGGTGGAGGTTTTCCTGGTATACCTTTGGCCATTCTTTTTCCTGAAACTCAATTTACTTTAGTTGATGCAATTGGCAAAAAAATAAAAGTAGTACAACAAGTTGTAGATGGTTTAGGATTAACTAATGTTACTGCTAAACATATGCGTGTAGAAGATCTTGATACTCAGTTTGATTTTATAGTGAGTAGGGCAGTAGCTGCAATGCCTACTTTTGTCCGTTGGATAAAGGGGCGTATAAAAAAAGATTCTTTACACGAACGCCGTAACGGTATTTTGTACCTTAAAGGGGGTGATTTGTCAGAGGAGTTAAAAGATTATAAAACTACTGAGATTTACAATCTTTCTGATTATTTCTCTGAGGACTTTTTTGAAACCAAAAAAGTAGTTTACTTGCCTTTAAAGTACAAGGGGTAA
- the apaG gene encoding Co2+/Mg2+ efflux protein ApaG, producing the protein MTTQVTKGIKISVTTNFEGTFFKNYKMHYAFGYTVTIENLSKESVQLTSRHWEIYDSLNDLEIMDGEGVVGKKPVLNPGQSHTYNSGCLLTSPIGAMRGHYNMVSFTDGKKFRVYIPSFKFSAPFALN; encoded by the coding sequence ATGACTACACAAGTTACTAAAGGCATAAAAATATCAGTTACCACCAACTTTGAAGGTACTTTTTTTAAAAATTACAAAATGCATTACGCATTTGGCTACACCGTAACCATAGAAAATTTAAGCAAGGAATCTGTACAGTTAACATCTAGACATTGGGAAATTTATGATTCTCTAAACGATTTAGAGATTATGGATGGTGAAGGAGTTGTTGGCAAAAAACCGGTTTTAAACCCAGGGCAATCTCATACATACAACTCTGGTTGCTTATTAACATCTCCTATTGGAGCTATGCGCGGACATTACAATATGGTTAGCTTTACAGACGGCAAAAAGTTTAGAGTTTACATTCCTAGTTTTAAATTTAGTGCTCCATTTGCATTAAACTAA